A single Methanocaldococcus bathoardescens DNA region contains:
- the mcrB gene encoding coenzyme-B sulfoethylthiotransferase subunit beta — MVKYKDTINLYDEKGNLVEENVPLEAISPLHNPTIQKLVKDVKRTVAVNLAGIENALRTGQVGGKGCMIKGRELDLPIVENAETIAEYVEKVVRVSEDDDTSVKLINDGKQMAVQIPTRRLDVAAEYSVSVLVTGQALKEAIIRTFDVDMFDAPMVHAAVLGGYPHEVTMKGSNIAALLGSPLSLECPGYALRNIMANHFAACTKKNVMNAVAFASIMEQTAMFEMGDAVGLFERLHLLGLAYQGLNADNLVIDLVKANGKNGTVGTVVASVVERALEDGVIKEDKKLPSGFTMYKPVDVAKWNAYAAAGLIAAVIVNVGAARAAQNVASTVLYYNDILEYETGLPGVDFGRCEGTAVGFSFFSHSIYGGGGPGIFNGNHIVTRHSKGFAIPCAVAAMCLDAGTQMFSVERTSALVGTVFSAIDEFREPLKYVIKGALEVKDKI, encoded by the coding sequence ATGGTAAAGTATAAAGACACAATAAACTTGTATGACGAGAAAGGTAACTTAGTAGAAGAAAACGTTCCATTAGAAGCTATTAGCCCATTGCACAACCCAACAATTCAGAAGTTAGTTAAAGACGTTAAGAGGACAGTAGCAGTTAACTTAGCAGGTATAGAAAACGCTTTAAGAACTGGGCAAGTTGGTGGAAAAGGTTGTATGATTAAAGGAAGAGAGTTAGATTTACCAATTGTTGAAAACGCTGAAACAATCGCTGAATATGTTGAAAAAGTTGTTAGAGTTTCAGAAGATGACGATACATCAGTCAAATTAATCAACGATGGAAAACAGATGGCTGTTCAAATTCCAACAAGAAGATTAGATGTTGCTGCAGAGTATTCAGTTTCTGTTTTAGTCACAGGTCAGGCATTAAAAGAAGCTATCATCAGAACATTTGATGTTGATATGTTCGATGCTCCAATGGTTCACGCAGCTGTTTTAGGTGGATACCCACACGAAGTTACAATGAAAGGTTCAAACATCGCCGCTTTATTAGGTAGCCCATTATCATTAGAATGTCCGGGTTATGCATTAAGAAACATTATGGCAAACCACTTCGCTGCATGTACAAAGAAAAATGTTATGAACGCTGTTGCATTCGCTTCAATTATGGAACAAACAGCAATGTTTGAAATGGGAGATGCAGTCGGATTATTCGAAAGATTACACTTATTAGGTTTAGCTTACCAAGGATTAAACGCAGACAACTTAGTAATTGACTTAGTAAAAGCAAACGGTAAGAATGGAACTGTTGGTACAGTAGTAGCTTCAGTTGTTGAGAGAGCTTTAGAAGATGGAGTTATTAAAGAAGACAAGAAATTACCATCAGGATTCACAATGTATAAACCAGTTGATGTTGCTAAGTGGAACGCTTACGCAGCTGCTGGTTTAATTGCTGCAGTTATTGTTAACGTTGGAGCTGCAAGAGCAGCACAAAACGTTGCATCAACAGTTCTCTACTACAACGATATCTTAGAATACGAAACTGGATTACCAGGAGTTGACTTCGGTAGATGTGAAGGTACAGCAGTTGGATTCTCATTCTTTAGTCACTCAATCTACGGAGGAGGAGGGCCAGGTATCTTCAACGGAAACCACATCGTTACAAGACACTCAAAAGGATTTGCTATCCCATGTGCTGTAGCTGCAATGTGTTTAGATGCTGGAACCCAGATGTTCTCAGTTGAAAGAACATCAGCATTAGTAGGAACTGTCTTCAGTGCAATTGATGAATTCAGAGAACCATTGAAATATGTCATAAAAGGAGCATTAGAAGTTAAAGATAAAATCTAA
- the mptB gene encoding dihydroneopterin 2',3'-cyclic phosphate phosphodiesterase, which translates to MERLIKLAEQIKDEELRKKVIEFLKNPKATHPGIVDTGISVEESPASINWHHRYEGGLIEHTLSVTKMALKMADILEEVYGVEVNRDYIIAGALLHDIMKPYNYIRKEDGTFDHYDMFNLDHLTLAVAELYKRDFPIEVIKIVASHHGDHSPTRPGSIEAYIVHYADEADSKINDVAVRVCQARSRDLGVSEQEIYKAVNPLKVYEVRSREGKMKTIEFLKDILKSIGIISEDEKKEENNESLENKESN; encoded by the coding sequence ATGGAAAGGTTAATAAAACTTGCAGAGCAAATAAAGGATGAAGAGTTAAGAAAAAAGGTTATTGAATTTTTAAAAAATCCTAAAGCAACACACCCGGGTATTGTGGATACAGGAATTAGTGTTGAAGAATCTCCTGCGAGCATAAATTGGCATCATAGATATGAGGGTGGTTTGATAGAACACACATTATCGGTAACAAAGATGGCTTTAAAGATGGCAGATATTTTGGAAGAAGTTTATGGTGTTGAGGTTAATAGAGATTATATAATCGCTGGAGCTCTATTACATGATATAATGAAGCCATACAATTATATAAGAAAGGAAGATGGTACTTTTGACCACTATGATATGTTTAATTTAGACCATCTAACATTAGCTGTTGCTGAGCTCTACAAAAGAGATTTTCCAATTGAAGTTATTAAAATAGTAGCCTCTCACCATGGAGACCATTCTCCAACAAGACCGGGATCTATAGAGGCTTATATAGTACATTATGCTGATGAGGCAGATTCAAAGATTAACGATGTAGCTGTGAGAGTTTGTCAGGCAAGAAGTAGAGATTTGGGAGTTTCTGAGCAAGAAATATATAAAGCGGTTAATCCTTTGAAGGTTTATGAAGTTAGAAGTAGAGAAGGAAAAATGAAAACTATAGAATTTTTAAAAGATATCTTGAAATCTATTGGAATAATTTCTGAAGATGAGAAAAAAGAGGAAAATAATGAAAGTTTAGAGAATAAGGAATCTAATTAG
- the mcrA gene encoding coenzyme-B sulfoethylthiotransferase subunit alpha, with amino-acid sequence MDAEKRLFLKALKEKFEEDPKEKYTKFYIFGGWKQSARKREFVEAAQKLIEKRGGIPFYNPDIGVPLGQRKLMPYKVSNTDAIVEGDDLHFMNNAAMQQFWDDIRRTVIVGMDTAHAVLEKRLGVEVTPETINEYMETINHALPGGAVVQEHMVEVHPGLVWDCYAKIFTGDDELADEIDKRFLIDINKLFPEEQAEQIKKAIGKRTYQVSRVPTLVGRVCDGGTIARWSAMQIGMSFITAYKLCAGEAAIADFSYAAKHADVIQMASFLPARRARGPNEPGGMFFGILADVVQTTRVSDDPVEQSLEVVAAGAMLYDQIWLGSYMSGGVGFTQYATAAYTDDILDDFSYYGYDYVTKKYGGCNSVKATMDVVEDIATEVTLYALEQYDSFPALLEDHFGGSQRAAVTAAASGISVALATGNSNAGVNGWYLSQILHKEYHSRLGFYGYDLQDQCGAANSLSFRNDEGSPLELRGPNYPNYAMNVGHQGEYAGITQAAHSARGDAFALNPLIKVAFADPSLIFDFRYPRKEFARGALREFEPAGERDPIIPAH; translated from the coding sequence ATGGATGCTGAAAAAAGATTGTTCTTAAAAGCATTAAAGGAGAAGTTCGAAGAAGACCCAAAAGAAAAATACACTAAGTTCTACATCTTCGGTGGATGGAAACAGTCAGCAAGAAAGAGAGAATTCGTTGAGGCAGCACAAAAATTAATTGAAAAGAGAGGAGGAATTCCATTCTACAACCCGGATATTGGGGTTCCATTAGGTCAGAGAAAATTAATGCCTTACAAAGTTTCAAATACAGATGCAATTGTTGAAGGAGACGATTTACACTTCATGAACAACGCTGCAATGCAGCAATTCTGGGACGATATAAGAAGAACAGTTATTGTAGGGATGGATACAGCTCACGCTGTATTAGAGAAAAGGTTAGGGGTAGAGGTTACACCAGAAACAATTAACGAATACATGGAGACAATCAACCACGCTTTACCAGGAGGGGCTGTTGTCCAAGAGCACATGGTTGAGGTTCATCCTGGTTTAGTTTGGGACTGTTATGCTAAGATATTCACTGGAGATGACGAATTGGCAGATGAAATCGACAAGAGATTCTTAATTGACATCAACAAGTTATTCCCAGAAGAGCAAGCAGAGCAAATCAAGAAAGCAATTGGTAAGAGAACATACCAAGTTTCAAGAGTTCCAACATTAGTTGGTAGAGTTTGTGATGGAGGTACAATCGCAAGATGGAGTGCAATGCAGATTGGAATGTCATTCATTACAGCATACAAGCTCTGTGCTGGGGAAGCTGCTATCGCTGACTTCTCATACGCAGCTAAGCACGCAGATGTCATTCAAATGGCTTCATTCTTACCAGCAAGAAGAGCAAGAGGGCCAAATGAACCAGGAGGAATGTTCTTCGGTATCTTAGCTGACGTTGTTCAAACAACAAGAGTTTCAGACGACCCTGTTGAGCAGTCATTAGAAGTTGTTGCTGCTGGGGCAATGTTATATGACCAAATCTGGTTAGGAAGTTACATGTCTGGAGGGGTTGGATTTACACAGTACGCTACTGCAGCATATACAGATGATATCTTAGATGACTTCTCATACTACGGATACGACTATGTAACCAAGAAATATGGTGGATGCAACAGTGTAAAGGCTACAATGGATGTTGTTGAAGACATTGCAACAGAAGTTACCTTATACGCATTAGAGCAATACGACAGCTTCCCAGCATTATTAGAAGACCACTTCGGAGGTTCACAAAGAGCTGCAGTTACAGCTGCTGCATCAGGTATTTCAGTAGCATTAGCTACTGGAAACTCAAACGCTGGAGTTAACGGATGGTACTTAAGCCAGATATTGCATAAAGAGTACCACAGTAGATTAGGATTCTACGGATACGACTTGCAAGACCAGTGTGGAGCTGCTAACTCATTGTCATTCAGAAACGACGAAGGTTCACCATTAGAGTTAAGAGGTCCAAACTATCCAAACTATGCAATGAACGTCGGTCACCAAGGAGAGTATGCTGGAATTACACAAGCAGCACACTCAGCAAGAGGAGATGCATTCGCATTGAACCCATTAATTAAAGTTGCATTTGCAGACCCATCATTGATATTCGACTTCAGATATCCAAGAAAAGAGTTCGCAAGAGGTGCTTTAAGAGAGTTCGAACCTGCTGGAGAGAGAGACCCAATCATTCCAGCTCACTAA
- the mfnF gene encoding (4-{4-[2-(gamma-L-glutamylamino)ethyl]phenoxymethyl}furan-2-yl)methanamine synthase — protein sequence MILGIDIGGANTKITEIEGDNYKIHHIYFPMWKKKDELVNLLKNYNNNVDYVALVMTAELADCYKTKKEGVEDIINKVESSFDCPIYVFDVNGNFLTSEEAKKNYLDVSASNWMATAKLVSEFINESCILVDMGSTTTDIIPIKNKNVLAEKTDLDRMMNNQLVYVGTLRTPVSFLANKIDFRGKLTNLSSEYFAITADISLILNKITEEDYTCDTPDGAGKDFESCLTRLARVLCADREMVSDSELIDFANKLYNNLLNLIRENVDAISKRFNLNDIVITGLGEEILKDALEGYNIISIKETYGKDVSLATPSFAVAKLLQKQLNK from the coding sequence ATGATTTTGGGAATAGATATTGGCGGAGCTAATACAAAAATCACAGAGATTGAAGGGGATAATTACAAAATTCATCACATCTATTTCCCTATGTGGAAGAAAAAAGATGAACTGGTGAATTTATTAAAAAACTATAATAATAATGTTGATTATGTTGCCTTAGTTATGACTGCTGAATTAGCTGACTGCTACAAAACAAAAAAAGAAGGCGTTGAAGATATAATAAATAAAGTTGAAAGTTCCTTTGACTGTCCAATTTATGTGTTTGATGTTAATGGAAATTTTTTGACATCAGAAGAAGCTAAGAAAAACTATTTAGATGTTTCAGCATCAAATTGGATGGCTACTGCCAAATTAGTTTCAGAATTTATAAATGAAAGTTGTATTTTAGTTGATATGGGTTCTACAACCACAGATATAATTCCAATAAAAAATAAGAATGTTTTAGCTGAAAAAACAGATTTGGATAGGATGATGAATAACCAGCTTGTTTATGTAGGAACTTTAAGAACTCCAGTTAGTTTTTTAGCTAACAAAATAGATTTTAGAGGAAAATTGACTAATTTATCTTCAGAATACTTTGCTATTACAGCTGATATTTCTTTAATTTTAAATAAAATTACAGAAGAAGATTATACCTGCGACACTCCAGATGGAGCTGGAAAAGATTTTGAAAGCTGCTTAACAAGATTGGCGAGAGTTTTATGTGCTGATAGAGAAATGGTTAGTGATAGTGAACTAATAGATTTTGCCAATAAACTTTATAATAATCTCTTAAACTTAATTAGGGAGAATGTTGATGCTATCTCAAAAAGATTTAATTTAAATGATATTGTTATAACTGGTTTAGGTGAAGAAATATTGAAAGATGCCTTAGAAGGATATAACATAATATCAATAAAAGAAACCTATGGTAAAGATGTTTCCTTAGCAACTCCAAGTTTTGCTGTAGCTAAATTATTGCAAAAACAATTAAATAAGTAA
- a CDS encoding cysteine-rich small domain-containing protein — translation MIELAKNHLKKVLEVCGANRNCEYYPCHFDGQICLWCYCPFYPCEDEELGEYIERKDGTKIWSCMKCFWIHREDVATEILREILNLTKDKSIDEALKLLDNHELMLKIKEKVKSKYPNR, via the coding sequence ATGATAGAATTGGCTAAAAACCATCTAAAGAAGGTTTTGGAAGTTTGTGGAGCTAACAGAAATTGTGAATATTATCCCTGCCACTTTGATGGGCAAATTTGTTTGTGGTGTTACTGCCCTTTCTACCCATGTGAAGATGAAGAGTTGGGAGAATACATTGAAAGAAAAGATGGAACAAAAATTTGGAGTTGTATGAAGTGTTTTTGGATTCATAGGGAAGATGTTGCAACTGAAATACTAAGAGAAATTTTAAATTTAACTAAAGATAAAAGCATAGATGAAGCTCTAAAACTCTTAGATAATCATGAGTTAATGTTAAAAATAAAAGAGAAAGTTAAATCTAAATATCCGAATAGGTGA
- the priS gene encoding DNA primase catalytic subunit PriS codes for MNTFAEIQKLYREYYSFAIKNNILEIPEGIEYREFGYGYLKKVDNRNLSFKNEREYKDWVLKNAPLHFYKSLAYMLYPNKSGGAAKKGIFKRELAFDIDVHKTKRCKHDEDWICKYCLEEAKNQAIYLIEEFLIPDFGLNEEDLKIVFSGNRGYHIYIKPKDEKIRDIIENYSKEDRRFLIDYILGENLNLNSVGSGWRRRLIKVIKERDKRISTKKLEKEKNWKKVIDNLKSKNKIYNIIEETKNKLELDEKVMDDDIRLLRVINSLHGYTGFIVKPLNSLDKLKKFNPLKDAVFKNFENKLYEINIFDDRKFEIEICGKKYNNKSKKITGSALLYLFGHNIKFELLESYRI; via the coding sequence ATGAATACTTTTGCTGAGATTCAAAAGTTGTATAGGGAATACTATAGCTTTGCAATAAAAAACAATATCCTTGAAATTCCTGAAGGTATTGAATATAGAGAATTTGGATACGGTTATTTAAAAAAAGTTGATAATAGAAACCTATCTTTTAAAAATGAAAGAGAATATAAAGATTGGGTATTAAAAAACGCTCCCCTGCACTTTTACAAATCCTTAGCTTATATGCTATATCCAAACAAATCAGGCGGAGCGGCTAAAAAAGGTATATTTAAGAGAGAATTAGCGTTTGACATAGATGTACATAAAACAAAAAGATGTAAGCACGATGAAGATTGGATTTGTAAATATTGTTTAGAAGAAGCAAAAAATCAAGCTATTTACTTAATTGAAGAATTTTTAATTCCTGATTTTGGTTTAAATGAAGAAGATTTAAAGATTGTGTTTAGTGGAAATAGGGGATATCACATCTATATAAAACCAAAAGATGAAAAAATTAGAGACATTATTGAAAACTACTCAAAAGAGGATAGGAGATTTTTAATAGACTATATATTAGGAGAAAATTTAAATCTAAATTCAGTTGGTAGCGGTTGGAGAAGAAGATTGATAAAAGTAATTAAAGAAAGAGATAAAAGGATATCAACAAAAAAACTTGAAAAAGAAAAAAATTGGAAAAAAGTTATTGATAATTTAAAGAGCAAAAATAAAATTTACAATATTATCGAAGAAACTAAAAATAAACTTGAATTGGATGAAAAAGTTATGGATGATGATATAAGGCTTTTGAGGGTTATAAATTCTCTACATGGCTATACTGGCTTTATTGTTAAGCCATTGAATAGCTTAGATAAGTTAAAAAAATTCAATCCATTAAAAGATGCCGTATTTAAAAATTTTGAAAATAAATTGTATGAGATTAATATATTTGATGATAGAAAATTCGAAATTGAAATATGTGGAAAAAAATACAACAATAAAAGTAAAAAAATTACCGGCTCTGCTTTGCTATATTTATTTGGGCATAATATTAAATTTGAATTACTTGAATCCTATAGGATTTAA
- the mcrD gene encoding methyl-coenzyme M reductase operon protein D: MIEVEIFPHRYLKASTTEKFLNKIYDLKTVERVVIHGQSLPKVITYGPARGLPVNHTERKIINVKGVPVELTVMVGRFWITLSDDSELDKLDAICKEMFPFGYNLRVGKFLKDRPTVTDYIKYGEDGVFLINEMDRRLIGMVDSRSRMANSVTVVEKEEEKEE; this comes from the coding sequence ATGATTGAAGTTGAAATCTTCCCACATAGGTATTTAAAAGCTTCTACTACTGAAAAATTTCTTAACAAAATATATGACTTAAAGACCGTGGAGAGGGTAGTAATCCACGGTCAGTCCCTCCCTAAAGTTATCACTTATGGACCAGCAAGAGGTTTGCCAGTGAATCACACAGAGAGAAAGATAATAAACGTTAAAGGGGTCCCAGTAGAGCTTACAGTGATGGTAGGGAGATTTTGGATAACTCTCAGTGATGACAGTGAGTTGGATAAGTTAGATGCTATATGCAAAGAAATGTTTCCATTTGGATATAATTTGAGAGTTGGCAAATTCTTGAAAGATAGGCCAACAGTTACTGATTACATTAAATATGGTGAAGATGGAGTCTTCCTAATAAATGAGATGGATAGAAGATTGATAGGAATGGTTGACTCAAGAAGTAGAATGGCTAACTCTGTTACAGTTGTAGAAAAAGAAGAAGAAAAAGAGGAATAA
- the mcrG gene encoding coenzyme-B sulfoethylthiotransferase subunit gamma, protein MAYKPQFYPGQTKIAQNRRDHMNPDVQLEKLRDIPDDDVVKIMGHRQPGEDYKTVHPPLEEMDLPEDYVRDLVEPINGAKEGHRIRYIQFADSMYFAPAQPYDRARTYMWRFRGVDTGTLSGRQVIEMRESDLEALSKNFLIDTAFFDPARIGIRGATVHGHSLRLDENGLMFDALQRYVYDEKTGHVVYVKDQVGRPLDEPVDVGEPLPEEKLKEITTIYRIDGVPMRDDEELLTVVKRIHRARTLGGFLPVEDVFEKL, encoded by the coding sequence ATGGCATACAAGCCACAGTTCTACCCAGGTCAAACAAAAATTGCTCAAAATAGAAGAGACCACATGAACCCAGATGTTCAGTTAGAAAAGTTAAGAGATATTCCAGATGATGATGTTGTTAAAATAATGGGTCACAGACAGCCAGGAGAAGATTACAAAACAGTTCACCCACCATTAGAAGAGATGGACTTGCCAGAGGACTATGTAAGAGATTTAGTTGAGCCAATCAACGGAGCTAAAGAAGGACACAGAATTAGATACATCCAGTTCGCAGATTCAATGTACTTCGCTCCAGCTCAACCATACGACAGAGCAAGAACATACATGTGGAGATTTAGAGGAGTAGATACCGGTACATTATCAGGAAGACAAGTTATTGAAATGAGGGAAAGTGACTTAGAAGCGTTATCAAAGAACTTCTTAATTGATACAGCATTCTTCGACCCAGCAAGAATTGGTATCAGAGGAGCTACAGTTCACGGGCACTCATTAAGATTAGATGAAAACGGTTTAATGTTCGATGCTCTCCAGAGATACGTCTATGATGAGAAAACAGGACACGTTGTCTATGTTAAAGACCAGGTTGGAAGACCATTAGATGAACCAGTAGATGTTGGAGAACCATTACCAGAAGAGAAATTAAAAGAAATTACAACAATCTACAGAATTGATGGAGTTCCAATGAGAGACGATGAAGAATTATTGACAGTCGTTAAGAGAATCCACAGAGCAAGAACCTTGGGAGGATTCTTACCAGTTGAAGATGTCTTCGAGAAACTCTAA
- a CDS encoding DUF166 domain-containing protein, translating into MKVAILTDGTYGERAYKTIKSKFPYDFITVKYYGDFDEITISEDTIEKLKNYDLFITYTLNPDLTYELVRKIKELNNKAFVLVGAWKGEGFKKQVESFGNAFCPYLMCDIDKDELKDYLDNYPQLKEFLKYFGRPKVKLYIKNNKIEKIDVLREAPCGSTSETLKEFIGREFNDKTLIDIGLRVQHFCRAGKIRLFVEKEGKKTKAGKILVKGIEVIQIP; encoded by the coding sequence GTGAAGGTTGCTATTTTAACCGATGGAACTTATGGAGAAAGGGCTTATAAAACAATTAAATCAAAATTTCCATATGATTTTATAACTGTTAAATATTATGGAGATTTTGATGAAATAACAATAAGTGAAGATACAATTGAAAAATTAAAAAATTATGATTTATTTATAACTTACACTCTAAATCCTGACCTAACCTATGAACTTGTTAGAAAGATAAAAGAGCTCAACAATAAAGCTTTTGTTCTTGTTGGAGCTTGGAAAGGAGAAGGATTTAAAAAACAGGTAGAGAGTTTTGGAAATGCTTTCTGTCCATATTTAATGTGTGATATCGACAAAGATGAACTAAAAGATTATTTAGATAATTATCCTCAATTAAAAGAATTTCTAAAATATTTTGGAAGACCAAAAGTAAAATTATACATTAAAAATAATAAAATTGAAAAAATTGATGTTTTAAGAGAGGCTCCATGTGGTTCAACTTCTGAAACACTAAAAGAATTTATTGGAAGAGAGTTTAATGACAAAACTTTAATAGATATTGGTTTGAGAGTTCAACACTTTTGTAGGGCTGGAAAAATAAGGCTTTTTGTAGAGAAAGAGGGAAAGAAAACAAAAGCTGGAAAGATTTTAGTTAAAGGCATTGAAGTAATTCAAATTCCATAG
- the mcrC gene encoding methyl-coenzyme M reductase I operon protein C, whose protein sequence is MPVGRREQIVDCRSVMGLGEGGGLAQRGTFAEALKNDVVVVAMSPGRRHITKPVCEITYGIREAGIQTSVLVLNAGSGIPHDAPRGALGSTFGIKPEEAEQINRHKLCVVHFGNVISHVVYKAGLLLKYVKIPTIIVCQAPVDMEDLAKYGIKTRDVMPLEPKTEGTVVDIVTGVIRGESCPQSKIDEIIRKIKLHLNLN, encoded by the coding sequence ATGCCAGTAGGAAGAAGAGAGCAAATTGTGGATTGTAGATCAGTGATGGGTTTAGGAGAGGGGGGAGGATTAGCGCAGAGAGGGACATTTGCAGAGGCGTTAAAAAATGATGTAGTAGTTGTAGCGATGTCACCAGGGAGGAGGCATATAACAAAACCTGTATGTGAGATAACTTATGGAATAAGAGAGGCAGGGATTCAAACAAGTGTTCTTGTATTAAATGCTGGTTCAGGAATTCCACACGATGCTCCAAGAGGAGCTTTAGGCTCTACCTTTGGTATTAAACCAGAAGAAGCAGAGCAAATAAATAGACACAAGCTCTGTGTTGTCCATTTCGGAAACGTTATTAGTCATGTCGTCTATAAAGCTGGTCTTCTCTTAAAATATGTAAAAATTCCAACAATTATTGTCTGTCAAGCTCCTGTAGATATGGAAGATCTTGCTAAATATGGAATAAAGACAAGAGATGTTATGCCTTTGGAACCTAAAACTGAAGGGACAGTTGTTGATATTGTAACTGGGGTGATTAGAGGAGAATCTTGTCCTCAAAGTAAGATTGATGAGATAATAAGAAAAATAAAACTTCATTTAAACTTAAATTGA
- the mmp10 gene encoding methyl coenzyme M reductase-arginine methyltransferase Mmp10 (Mmp10 (methanogenesis marker protein 10) is a cobalamin-requiring radical SAM methyltransferase that creates the methylarginine modification to methyl coenzyme M reductase.), with amino-acid sequence MKEANLLIDLKGEPGINCNGFCKFCYFRKVNKNNPQPFGCRYCQFTVGCDYCTYSVREINGDFIPLPFALMEVQSNLLFKRYNKVNITGGGDVSCYPQLEELCKFISNMGLKIHLGYTSGKGFDNVEIAKNLVDYGVDEVTFSVFSTNPKLRKEWMNDKNAETALKCLKYFCEHCEVHCAIIVIPGVNDGEELKKTVSDLVDWGAKAVILMRFANSEEQGLILGNSPLIEGIKTHSVEEFKNIVDEVHNEFGDYIRVTGTPLHDPVAGTPFALAKEENRNILEKLKNKINGEATIITGNVAYPFLKKIFDETYVNVVKVNKDIADLITAKDLEKLNLKDVKETVFIPPKAFVHDKVAENILSRDGIDRIVVRGVEQLTLDGEVSGIYSKEEALKFEIEAFEELIGMINFFGIKKQ; translated from the coding sequence ATGAAAGAAGCTAATTTATTAATAGATTTGAAAGGAGAGCCGGGAATTAATTGTAATGGATTTTGTAAGTTCTGTTATTTTAGAAAAGTCAATAAAAACAATCCACAGCCATTTGGATGTAGATATTGCCAATTTACAGTTGGTTGTGATTACTGCACATACTCAGTTAGAGAAATAAATGGTGATTTCATTCCATTACCGTTTGCATTAATGGAAGTGCAGAGCAATCTACTATTTAAAAGATACAATAAAGTCAACATTACTGGAGGAGGAGATGTTAGCTGTTATCCTCAATTAGAAGAGCTCTGCAAATTTATAAGCAATATGGGATTAAAGATTCATCTTGGCTATACCTCAGGAAAGGGTTTTGATAATGTAGAGATAGCAAAAAATTTAGTTGATTATGGTGTTGATGAAGTCACATTTTCGGTTTTTTCAACAAATCCCAAGCTTAGGAAAGAATGGATGAATGATAAAAACGCTGAAACTGCCTTAAAATGTTTAAAATATTTTTGTGAGCATTGTGAGGTTCATTGTGCAATAATTGTTATTCCAGGAGTTAATGATGGTGAAGAATTAAAGAAAACAGTTTCTGATTTAGTTGATTGGGGAGCTAAGGCAGTTATATTAATGAGATTTGCAAATAGTGAAGAGCAGGGTCTTATTTTAGGAAATTCTCCATTAATTGAAGGAATAAAAACTCATTCAGTTGAAGAATTTAAAAATATAGTTGATGAAGTCCATAATGAGTTTGGGGATTATATTAGAGTTACTGGAACTCCCCTTCACGACCCAGTTGCTGGAACCCCATTTGCATTAGCTAAAGAGGAAAATAGAAACATCTTAGAGAAGTTAAAAAATAAAATAAATGGGGAAGCAACAATAATAACTGGAAATGTTGCATATCCATTCTTAAAAAAGATTTTTGATGAAACATATGTAAATGTTGTTAAGGTTAATAAAGATATTGCCGACTTAATAACAGCTAAAGATTTAGAAAAATTAAATTTAAAAGATGTTAAAGAAACAGTTTTTATTCCTCCAAAGGCGTTTGTGCATGATAAAGTTGCTGAAAATATTTTAAGTAGGGATGGGATAGATAGAATAGTTGTTAGGGGAGTAGAGCAATTAACATTAGATGGGGAAGTTAGTGGAATATATAGCAAAGAAGAAGCATTAAAATTTGAGATTGAAGCATTTGAGGAATTAATTGGCATGATTAATTTCTTTGGAATAAAAAAACAATAA